Genomic window (Megamonas funiformis):
GCACAAAAACGTTTGGAAAGCTTTAAAGAAAATCCAGAAGTTAAGAGTGATGTTGATACACTTCGCGCTAGAGCTGCACTCGAACGTGCTAAAGCAAGACTTAAAGCAACTAAAACAGATATTGGTTAATATTTAATTAGTTTTATGTAAAAACGGTTGTAACTTAATTTAGCTACAACCGTTTTTATTTTAAAGGTGATAATATGATTTTTAGCAATATAAAAAATATAGATTTAACCACTATAGATGAACGAATTAAATTTTGTGTAGATTATTTTAATGAACATGATTTAATAAATTATAATGCAGGAACATATCAAACAGACAGAGAGGATATTTGTTTTCGCATTGATGAATATGAAACACAAATTGCTCAGGAAAGATATTGGCAAGCACATGAAAAACATATAGATGTATATATTTTATTAAAGGGACAAGAACGCATAGATGTTAATATCTATGAAGGTGTAATTTATCATCGTGATAAGATAGACGATATGTTGATGTTAGAAGAAATGCCATACACAAATATTAATTTTTTGAGCAATTTTGGTGATATTTTAGTTTGTAATCCAAATGAAGCGCATAAGACAGGAATTCATATGGATTTAAAGAATAAATTTAAGA
Coding sequences:
- a CDS encoding YhcH/YjgK/YiaL family protein: MIFSNIKNIDLTTIDERIKFCVDYFNEHDLINYNAGTYQTDREDICFRIDEYETQIAQERYWQAHEKHIDVYILLKGQERIDVNIYEGVIYHRDKIDDMLMLEEMPYTNINFLSNFGDILVCNPNEAHKTGIHMDLKNKFKIALFKIRI